Proteins from a genomic interval of ANME-2 cluster archaeon:
- a CDS encoding type II toxin-antitoxin system HicB family antitoxin, which produces MESTFTAIFEKADDWYIGYVEELPGANTQGKTLEETRENLREAIELILISNRELAEMGLTGKEFVREEIKVAV; this is translated from the coding sequence ATGGAAAGCACGTTTACTGCAATATTTGAGAAAGCCGATGATTGGTATATCGGATACGTTGAAGAATTGCCTGGAGCTAACACCCAGGGAAAAACTCTCGAAGAAACTCGTGAAAATCTTCGCGAAGCAATCGAATTGATCTTGATCTCCAACAGAGAACTTGCAGAGATGGGCTTAACAGGCAAGGAATTTGTTCGAGAAGAAATCAAGGTTGCTGTCTGA
- a CDS encoding type II toxin-antitoxin system HicA family toxin produces MKRRKLLRHMEKHGCKFLRESGNHTVFYNPLNMKTSTVPRHSEIMDALAKKICKDLEVPQP; encoded by the coding sequence ATGAAGCGACGGAAACTGCTTCGCCATATGGAGAAGCATGGGTGCAAGTTTCTTCGTGAGAGTGGGAATCACACTGTCTTCTACAATCCATTGAACATGAAGACATCTACTGTTCCCCGCCATAGCGAGATTATGGATGCTCTTGCCAAAAAGATCTGCAAGGACCTGGAAGTACCACAGCCCTAA